A window of the Burkholderia sp. 9120 genome harbors these coding sequences:
- a CDS encoding SLATT domain-containing protein: MKNLPAYEPPVDEAELLLKWIRRARESQMSHYDMADLLSARDRQLGWLVTALTAFVGTAVFASLTAAAVAPALRIFVGLVSVAAAVSAALQTFLRYAERAEKHRAAGARYGAVRRRLEAIFAGDADARDGHYLAATREELDRLAEDSPNVPPRVFYRTQRKLSTDPLRSRDA, translated from the coding sequence ATGAAGAACCTGCCCGCCTACGAGCCTCCCGTCGACGAAGCCGAACTGCTGCTGAAGTGGATCCGCCGCGCGCGCGAATCGCAGATGAGCCATTACGACATGGCCGACCTGTTATCGGCGCGCGACCGCCAGCTCGGCTGGCTGGTCACCGCGTTGACCGCGTTCGTCGGCACGGCGGTATTCGCGTCGCTGACGGCGGCGGCGGTCGCGCCGGCGTTGCGGATCTTCGTAGGGTTGGTGAGCGTCGCGGCGGCGGTGTCGGCGGCGTTGCAAACTTTTCTGCGCTATGCGGAGCGCGCGGAAAAACACCGCGCCGCCGGTGCGCGCTATGGCGCGGTGCGCCGCCGGCTCGAAGCGATCTTCGCCGGCGACGCCGATGCGCGCGACGGCCACTACCTTGCCGCCACGCGCGAAGAGCTCGACCGGCTCGCCGAAGATTCGCCCAATGTGCCGCCACGCGTGTTTTATCGCACGCAGCGCAAGCTCTCCACCGACCCGCTGCGCAGCCGCGACGCCTGA
- a CDS encoding acyl-CoA dehydrogenase family protein, with product MAANESQSSRTHSIADAAQLAGEDELTRRFAPVFARIAEGAVQREQQRELAYAPVDWLREAGYTRLRVPTAYGGEGVSFTAFLTLVTRLGEADSNLPQILRVHGGFIESLLESDDEPLRDRWFTRIAQGQIIGGATSERGAATDNSVRLTQTNGAWHLDGEKYYTTGTLYADWVDVTAHDGESHVRVIVKANAPGLERIDDWDGFGQRLTGSGTARFNHVPVAIDNLYRRYRASEPRSNSLLTTYYQALHIANLAGISRAALRDAVVFTRAKTRTFGVPGESSPRDNPLVQRVIGRLASLAYSTQSLSTSLARAIDEVSTAHAQGRSNEQAYVHLDIQTFQAQQIVIEQTLQAATLLFEVGGASATSESLRFDRYWRNARVLASHNPAIVREAAIGDFYLNGNAHNERFGLEPQSASVAVAVAASASVSVAA from the coding sequence ATGGCAGCAAATGAATCGCAATCAAGCCGGACACACTCCATCGCCGACGCCGCACAACTAGCCGGCGAAGACGAACTGACGCGCCGCTTCGCGCCAGTCTTCGCGCGGATCGCCGAAGGCGCGGTGCAGCGCGAACAGCAACGCGAACTGGCCTATGCGCCGGTCGACTGGTTGCGCGAGGCGGGCTACACCAGACTGCGCGTGCCGACAGCGTACGGCGGCGAAGGCGTGTCGTTCACGGCGTTTCTCACGTTGGTCACGCGACTCGGCGAAGCGGATTCGAATCTGCCGCAAATCCTGCGCGTACACGGCGGTTTTATCGAGTCGCTGCTGGAAAGCGACGACGAGCCGTTGCGCGACCGCTGGTTCACGCGCATCGCGCAAGGCCAGATCATTGGCGGCGCGACCTCCGAGCGCGGCGCCGCGACGGACAACAGCGTGCGTCTCACGCAGACTAACGGCGCATGGCATCTCGACGGCGAGAAGTACTACACCACCGGCACGCTCTACGCGGACTGGGTCGACGTCACCGCGCACGACGGCGAGAGCCATGTGCGCGTCATCGTCAAAGCCAACGCGCCGGGGCTCGAACGTATCGACGACTGGGACGGCTTCGGCCAGCGCCTGACCGGCAGCGGCACCGCGCGCTTCAACCATGTGCCGGTTGCGATCGACAATCTGTACCGCCGCTATCGCGCGTCCGAGCCGCGCAGCAACAGCCTGCTCACCACGTATTACCAGGCGCTGCATATCGCGAATCTGGCGGGCATCAGCCGCGCGGCGTTGCGCGACGCGGTCGTCTTCACGCGGGCTAAAACCCGCACCTTCGGCGTTCCCGGCGAATCGAGTCCGCGTGACAACCCGCTGGTGCAGCGGGTGATCGGACGGCTCGCCAGCCTCGCCTATTCGACGCAGAGCCTGAGCACGTCGCTGGCGCGCGCGATCGACGAAGTCTCGACGGCCCACGCGCAAGGCCGCAGCAATGAACAGGCCTACGTGCATCTCGACATTCAAACGTTTCAGGCGCAGCAGATCGTGATCGAACAGACACTGCAAGCGGCGACGCTGCTGTTCGAAGTGGGCGGCGCGTCCGCGACCAGCGAGTCGCTTCGCTTCGACCGCTACTGGCGCAATGCGCGCGTGCTTGCCTCGCATAACCCGGCGATTGTCCGCGAGGCCGCGATCGGCGACTTCTATCTGAACGGCAACGCGCATAACGAGCGCTTCGGGCTTGAGCCGCAAAGCGCTTCGGTTGCGGTTGCGGTTGCGGCTTCGGCCTCTGTTTCTGTCGCCGCGTAA
- a CDS encoding acetate/propionate family kinase has translation MEPQERAPAPTILVLNSGSSSLKFGLFTYASGDEALLLAGSAEGIGRGDGGLLIKAPDGRVLVQQERVLESQTDALRKLAEVLAQQGHGRPAAVGHRVVHGGPHLRKHQRLTPEVRQRLQDAVHFAPLHIPPALALIDEAARIFGDAPHFACFDTAFHATLPPRAAQLALPRRYVKAGVIRYGFHGLSYESLVTQLGNALPPRAVFAHLGNGSSLCALREGKSVDTSMGLTPTGGVPMGTRSGDLDPGVLLYLMRVEKLDAAALETLLNRHSGLAGYTDGESDMQALEKLAASGDANAALALDAFATAVRKTIGAYAALLGGIDLLVFTGGIGEHSAGIRKRVCDGLAFMGLVEGDPAGKVRAIHTEEEKQIARHCRTLLRAEAH, from the coding sequence ATGGAACCTCAAGAGCGCGCCCCGGCGCCGACGATTCTGGTGCTGAACAGCGGTTCGTCGTCGCTGAAGTTCGGGCTGTTCACCTACGCGAGCGGCGACGAAGCGTTGCTGCTCGCCGGCAGTGCGGAAGGCATCGGGCGCGGCGACGGCGGCCTGCTGATCAAGGCGCCGGACGGCCGCGTGCTGGTGCAGCAGGAGCGGGTGCTGGAGTCGCAGACCGACGCGTTGCGCAAGCTCGCCGAGGTGCTCGCGCAGCAGGGTCATGGGCGGCCCGCGGCGGTCGGGCATCGGGTGGTGCATGGCGGGCCGCATTTGCGCAAGCATCAGCGGCTCACGCCCGAGGTGCGTCAGCGTCTGCAGGACGCCGTGCATTTCGCGCCGCTGCATATTCCGCCGGCGCTCGCACTGATCGACGAGGCCGCGCGGATTTTCGGCGACGCGCCGCATTTCGCCTGCTTCGATACCGCGTTTCATGCAACGCTGCCGCCGCGCGCGGCGCAACTCGCGTTGCCACGGCGGTATGTAAAGGCGGGGGTGATCCGCTACGGTTTTCACGGGCTGTCGTATGAGTCGCTGGTCACGCAGCTCGGCAACGCGCTGCCTCCTCGCGCGGTGTTCGCACATCTCGGCAACGGGTCGAGCCTGTGCGCGCTACGCGAGGGTAAGTCGGTCGATACGTCGATGGGGTTGACGCCGACCGGCGGTGTGCCGATGGGCACGCGCAGCGGCGATCTCGATCCCGGCGTGTTGTTGTATCTGATGCGGGTCGAGAAGTTGGACGCCGCCGCGTTGGAGACGCTATTGAATCGGCACAGCGGCCTCGCCGGTTATACGGATGGCGAAAGCGATATGCAGGCGCTGGAAAAACTGGCCGCGTCGGGCGATGCCAATGCGGCGCTGGCGCTCGATGCGTTCGCTACGGCGGTGCGCAAAACCATTGGCGCGTATGCGGCGTTGCTGGGCGGGATCGATCTGCTGGTGTTCACGGGTGGGATCGGTGAACACAGCGCGGGGATTCGCAAGCGCGTGTGCGACGGGCTTGCTTTCATGGGACTCGTGGAGGGCGATCCGGCGGGCAAGGTGAGGGCGATTCATACCGAGGAAGAGAAGCAGATCGCGCGGCATTGCCGGACGCTGTTGCGCGCTGAGGCGCATTGA
- a CDS encoding MipA/OmpV family protein, whose translation MSARVKPAGHGLVGHRVVEHRQPARASSLTLALALSGALLGLTTAQAAHADDTTPATNTDASTTTPTSSDSKWKIGVGPGLVVTPKYPGSRQLSYIPFPALDISYDDRFFSQGPDVLGVNVLRGPAYHLGAALSFDFQSRKESDDPHLHGLGDVDGGPKLKLFGDYTWWAFTGSVALYQDIAGHHQGTTISTDLVASAPVGGWLFSVGPGFTWANGTYTRTFFGVSPQQSAASGLPTYNTSAGVRDIHMNAMVTYDFSRHWNGSVAATFGRLEHNAANSPITEKRFELNTLASVNYKF comes from the coding sequence ATGAGCGCGCGCGTGAAGCCTGCTGGGCATGGCCTTGTTGGACACCGCGTTGTTGAGCACCGCCAGCCGGCGCGTGCGTCGTCGCTGACGCTGGCATTGGCGCTAAGCGGCGCGTTGCTGGGTTTGACGACAGCGCAAGCCGCGCATGCCGACGACACGACGCCCGCTACAAACACTGACGCCAGCACCACGACCCCTACGTCGTCCGACAGCAAATGGAAGATCGGCGTTGGCCCCGGCCTGGTGGTCACGCCGAAGTATCCGGGCTCGCGGCAACTGAGCTACATCCCGTTTCCGGCGCTGGACATTTCCTACGACGACCGCTTTTTCTCGCAAGGCCCGGACGTGCTCGGCGTCAACGTGCTGCGCGGGCCGGCCTATCACCTGGGCGCGGCGCTGAGTTTCGACTTCCAGTCGCGCAAGGAGTCGGACGATCCGCACCTGCACGGTCTCGGCGACGTGGACGGCGGTCCCAAGCTGAAGCTGTTCGGCGACTACACGTGGTGGGCGTTCACCGGATCGGTGGCGCTGTATCAGGATATCGCCGGGCATCATCAGGGCACGACGATCAGCACCGATCTGGTGGCGTCCGCGCCGGTGGGCGGCTGGCTGTTCTCGGTCGGGCCGGGTTTCACGTGGGCCAACGGCACGTACACGCGGACCTTTTTCGGCGTCTCGCCGCAGCAGAGCGCGGCGTCGGGTTTGCCGACGTACAACACCAGCGCCGGCGTACGCGACATCCATATGAACGCGATGGTGACTTACGATTTTTCGCGGCACTGGAACGGCTCGGTCGCGGCGACCTTCGGGCGCCTCGAACACAATGCGGCGAATAGCCCGATTACCGAAAAGCGCTTCGAGTTGAATACGCTGGCGTCGGTGAATTACAAGTTCTGA
- a CDS encoding YceH family protein, producing MNTTPDAVSRPSLRALTLLEGRVLSVLVEKQHTVPDSYPLSLNALTLGCNQKTGRAPVMNATEAEVLTAVDGLKRLSLVMEGSSSRVPRFEQNMNRVLGLPSQSGALLTTLLLRGPQTAAELRLNSARLHGFADISSVEAFLDELAANDPPRVVKLARTPGERENRWTHLLCGEVSASDLAQPGDDDDSVPLSAFEAVKAEQKRLAEEVSRLKTVVRRMAAELGIAVDDLGDDA from the coding sequence ATGAACACCACTCCCGACGCTGTTTCCCGTCCCTCCCTCCGCGCGTTGACCCTGCTCGAAGGGCGCGTGCTCAGCGTGCTCGTCGAAAAGCAGCACACCGTGCCGGACAGTTATCCGCTGTCGTTGAACGCGCTGACCTTGGGCTGCAATCAGAAAACCGGCCGCGCGCCGGTGATGAACGCTACCGAAGCCGAAGTGCTGACCGCCGTCGACGGTCTGAAACGACTGAGTCTGGTGATGGAAGGCAGCAGCAGCCGCGTGCCGCGTTTCGAGCAGAACATGAACCGGGTACTGGGCTTGCCGAGCCAGTCGGGCGCGTTGCTGACCACCTTGCTGCTACGCGGCCCGCAGACCGCAGCCGAATTGCGCCTGAACAGCGCACGCCTGCATGGTTTCGCGGACATCTCATCGGTCGAGGCGTTTCTCGACGAACTCGCGGCCAACGATCCGCCGCGCGTCGTCAAACTGGCGCGCACGCCGGGCGAGCGTGAGAACCGCTGGACGCATCTGCTGTGCGGCGAAGTCAGCGCGAGCGATCTGGCCCAGCCGGGCGATGACGACGACTCCGTGCCGTTATCCGCGTTCGAGGCGGTGAAGGCTGAGCAGAAGCGTCTCGCGGAAGAAGTGAGCCGGCTCAAGACGGTAGTGCGGCGCATGGCCGCGGAGTTGGGGATCGCGGTCGACGATCTGGGCGACGACGCCTGA
- a CDS encoding D-amino acid dehydrogenase, producing the protein MSRIAIIGAGITGVTTAYALAQRGHHVTVFERHRYAAMETSFANGGQLSASNAEVWNSTATVLKGLRWMLTRDAPLLLNPLPTWHKYSWMGEFLRQIPHYRSNTVETVRLAIAAREHLFSTARSEGIEFDLERRGILHIYKTQKEFAAANKVNALLREGGLDRNPVSATELQRIEPTLQGDFFGGFFTPSDSTGDIHKFTRGLADACVRHGVEFHYDAEITAIEQPVEGKFSLTVNLEGESQRFAFERIVVCAGVKSRDFAAMLGDHVNIYPVKGYSITVCLDDETSRRRAPWVSLLDDSAKIVTSRLGVDRFRVAGTAEINGFNRDIRSDRIAPLVDWTRRYFPEVSTSRVIPWAGLRPMLPSMLPKVGRGKRQGVFYNTGHGHLGWTLSAATAQAVAAAIV; encoded by the coding sequence ATGTCACGAATCGCCATTATCGGCGCCGGCATTACCGGCGTCACGACCGCTTACGCCCTCGCTCAACGCGGCCACCACGTCACGGTTTTCGAACGCCATCGCTATGCGGCAATGGAGACGTCGTTCGCCAACGGCGGCCAGCTATCGGCCAGCAACGCCGAAGTCTGGAACAGCACCGCTACCGTGCTGAAGGGGCTGCGCTGGATGCTCACGCGCGACGCCCCGCTGCTGCTCAATCCACTGCCCACGTGGCACAAATACTCGTGGATGGGCGAATTCCTGCGGCAGATTCCGCACTACCGGAGCAACACCGTCGAGACCGTGCGGCTCGCGATTGCCGCGCGCGAACATCTGTTCTCGACGGCGCGTAGCGAGGGCATCGAGTTCGATCTCGAACGGCGCGGCATTCTGCATATCTACAAAACGCAGAAGGAATTCGCCGCGGCGAACAAGGTGAATGCGTTGCTGCGCGAAGGCGGCCTCGACCGCAATCCGGTGTCGGCGACCGAGTTGCAGCGGATCGAGCCCACGCTGCAAGGCGATTTCTTCGGCGGTTTTTTCACGCCGTCCGATTCGACCGGCGACATCCACAAGTTCACGCGCGGTCTCGCGGATGCCTGCGTGCGGCACGGCGTCGAGTTTCACTACGACGCCGAGATCACGGCGATCGAGCAGCCCGTGGAGGGCAAGTTTTCGCTGACGGTCAATCTGGAAGGCGAGTCGCAGCGCTTTGCGTTCGAGCGGATCGTCGTCTGCGCCGGGGTGAAGAGTCGCGATTTCGCGGCGATGCTCGGCGATCACGTGAACATCTATCCGGTGAAAGGCTATTCGATCACGGTCTGTCTCGACGACGAAACCAGTCGGCGGCGCGCGCCATGGGTGAGCCTGCTCGACGACAGCGCGAAGATCGTCACCAGCCGGCTCGGTGTGGATCGATTCCGCGTGGCGGGCACGGCGGAGATCAACGGCTTCAACCGCGATATCCGCTCGGACCGGATTGCGCCGCTGGTGGACTGGACACGGCGCTACTTCCCCGAAGTGTCGACGTCGCGTGTGATTCCGTGGGCGGGTTTGCGGCCGATGCTGCCGAGCATGCTGCCCAAGGTGGGACGCGGCAAACGGCAAGGCGTGTTCTACAACACCGGGCACGGGCACCTCGGGTGGACGTTGTCGGCGGCAACGGCACAGGCGGTGGCTGCGGCGATTGTGTAG
- a CDS encoding XRE family transcriptional regulator, whose amino-acid sequence MENIHPDDNAIDRRIAQRLRALRAERNWSLDDLARLSGVSRATLSRLENAAVSPTASVLGKLCVAYGLPMSRLMHMVEEDFAPRVPRAEQPLWTDAAAGFRRRSVSPPAQALAGEALECELEPSAHITYDASPRPGLEHHLILLDGQLRITVDGQSHDLQPGDCLRYRLFGPSAFVTPAHSGAHYFLFIV is encoded by the coding sequence ATGGAAAATATACACCCCGACGACAACGCCATCGACCGCCGCATCGCGCAGCGTCTGCGAGCGCTACGCGCCGAACGCAACTGGTCGCTCGACGATCTCGCGCGGCTCAGCGGCGTCAGTCGCGCCACGCTGTCACGCCTCGAAAACGCCGCCGTGAGCCCGACCGCGAGCGTGCTCGGCAAGCTGTGCGTGGCCTATGGCCTGCCGATGTCGCGCCTCATGCATATGGTCGAAGAGGACTTCGCGCCGCGGGTGCCGCGCGCCGAGCAGCCCTTGTGGACCGACGCCGCGGCCGGCTTCCGGCGTCGCTCCGTGTCGCCACCCGCCCAGGCGTTGGCCGGCGAAGCGCTGGAGTGCGAACTCGAACCCAGCGCGCACATTACCTACGACGCGTCGCCGAGGCCGGGCCTCGAACATCATCTGATTCTGCTGGACGGCCAACTGCGAATCACCGTCGACGGTCAGAGCCACGATCTGCAGCCTGGCGATTGCCTGCGCTACCGGCTGTTCGGCCCGAGCGCTTTCGTGACGCCCGCACACAGCGGCGCCCATTACTTTCTTTTCATCGTGTGA
- a CDS encoding LysE family translocator: protein MPAFTTLLAFGLVSLGMVLTPGPNMIYLISRSLCQGKRAGLVSLGGVALGFVFYMFCAAFGITALLLTVPFAYDALRFGGALYLLYLAWQAVKPGGRSPFQLRDLPHDSPRKLFTMGFVTNIANPKIAVMYLSLLPQFISPGHGSVLLQSLALGCVQIVVSVTVNAIIASMAGSIAGFLAGRPVWLRVQRWLMGTVLAGLAVRIALDSRR, encoded by the coding sequence GTGCCCGCTTTCACAACGCTGCTCGCTTTCGGTCTGGTTTCACTCGGCATGGTGCTCACGCCGGGACCGAACATGATCTATCTGATCTCGCGATCGCTCTGTCAGGGCAAGCGCGCCGGTCTCGTGTCGCTCGGCGGCGTGGCGCTCGGTTTCGTGTTCTATATGTTCTGCGCGGCGTTCGGCATTACCGCGTTATTGCTCACGGTGCCGTTTGCGTACGACGCATTGCGCTTCGGCGGCGCACTGTATCTGTTGTATCTCGCGTGGCAGGCAGTCAAACCCGGCGGCCGTTCGCCGTTCCAGCTGCGCGATCTGCCGCACGATAGCCCCCGTAAGCTGTTCACCATGGGCTTCGTCACCAACATCGCGAATCCGAAGATCGCGGTGATGTATCTGTCGCTGCTGCCGCAATTCATTTCGCCGGGACATGGCAGTGTGCTGTTGCAGTCGCTGGCTCTCGGCTGCGTGCAGATCGTGGTCAGCGTGACGGTGAATGCGATTATCGCGAGCATGGCGGGGTCGATCGCCGGGTTCCTCGCGGGTCGTCCCGTGTGGCTGAGGGTGCAGCGCTGGTTGATGGGCACGGTGCTCGCCGGACTCGCGGTGCGGATCGCGCTCGATTCGCGTCGGTAA
- a CDS encoding alpha/beta fold hydrolase, producing MNQPTQPTSLFFPGDDHAVLMLHGLSSSPLELRFLARYLNAEGFTACAPLLPGYSAGSEEAAMETWIDAAVREYDALAARFTHVSICGLSIGSALALALAHRRPRAQSLVLLSLTLSYDGWAIPWYRFLLNWAYYTPMRKRWRYREAAPFGLRNEALRAKIARAMQRSDFSEVGPSTISLPALHEASRLASEVRTLVRDIKTDCLIVHAIDDETSSPRNAQFVASHIGAAFLRTIWLDDSYHMITSDNEREIVARETALFLRESEAVRSGGDDGRQPVVSKALARRLRQLAALGKERA from the coding sequence ATGAATCAACCGACCCAGCCGACCAGCCTGTTCTTTCCCGGCGACGACCACGCGGTGCTGATGCTGCACGGCCTGTCGAGTTCGCCGCTCGAATTGCGTTTTCTCGCGCGCTATCTGAATGCGGAAGGCTTTACCGCCTGCGCGCCGCTGCTGCCCGGCTATAGCGCCGGCTCCGAAGAAGCCGCGATGGAAACGTGGATCGACGCGGCCGTGCGCGAGTACGACGCGCTCGCCGCACGCTTCACGCATGTGTCGATCTGCGGGCTGTCGATCGGCTCGGCGCTGGCTCTCGCGCTCGCGCATCGGCGTCCGCGGGCGCAATCGCTCGTGTTGTTGTCCTTGACGCTTTCTTACGACGGCTGGGCGATTCCCTGGTATCGTTTCCTGCTTAATTGGGCTTACTACACGCCGATGCGCAAGCGCTGGCGCTATCGCGAGGCAGCGCCGTTCGGCCTGCGCAACGAGGCGCTGCGCGCCAAGATCGCGCGCGCGATGCAGCGTAGCGACTTCAGCGAAGTCGGGCCGTCCACGATCTCATTGCCGGCGCTGCACGAGGCGAGCCGTCTGGCGTCCGAAGTTCGCACGCTGGTGCGCGACATCAAGACGGATTGCCTGATCGTGCATGCGATCGACGACGAGACATCGAGCCCACGTAATGCCCAATTCGTGGCCAGCCATATCGGCGCGGCCTTTTTACGCACAATCTGGCTGGATGACTCGTATCACATGATTACGTCGGACAACGAGCGCGAAATCGTCGCGCGCGAAACCGCGCTGTTTCTGCGCGAAAGCGAAGCCGTTCGTAGCGGCGGAGACGACGGCCGCCAGCCCGTCGTCTCGAAGGCGCTCGCGCGGCGCCTGCGGCAACTTGCGGCACTCGGCAAGGAGCGGGCATGA
- a CDS encoding DUF4118 domain-containing protein: MDVQNARRWAPRGTRAWLVAAAALAVACDVRMLLHPLIGPFLPGTAFCIAASLVEYFFGLAPALTVMLLGLGIADYLFVPPYAAITVFNHADVVLLISYPLVTLLVIILIERLRRSQFRAELIASVAQSRYEMLLRHDNERMLARRAVDETHRLLRHLSHHHRTFIFIQALERDALQPADDLKQHSVLPRLPNEIAPGPRFADVDPDDIQRLGKALRPGTHRVRLKTGDGAAKLTECVCERFTTHAGDFLVLRIGA; encoded by the coding sequence ATGGATGTCCAAAACGCCCGTCGCTGGGCACCACGGGGTACACGCGCCTGGCTAGTCGCGGCCGCTGCATTGGCGGTTGCCTGCGACGTGCGCATGTTGCTTCACCCATTAATCGGCCCTTTCTTGCCGGGCACCGCGTTCTGCATCGCGGCGTCGCTGGTCGAGTATTTTTTCGGCCTGGCGCCTGCCCTGACAGTGATGCTGCTCGGCCTCGGCATTGCCGACTATCTGTTCGTGCCGCCTTACGCGGCCATCACCGTGTTCAATCACGCCGACGTGGTGCTGCTGATCTCCTATCCGCTGGTCACGCTGCTCGTCATCATTCTGATCGAACGCTTGCGGCGCTCGCAGTTCCGCGCCGAGTTGATCGCGTCGGTCGCGCAGTCGCGCTATGAAATGCTGCTGCGTCACGATAACGAACGGATGCTCGCGCGCCGCGCCGTCGACGAAACGCACCGGTTGTTGCGCCATCTGTCGCATCACCACCGCACCTTCATTTTTATTCAGGCGCTCGAACGCGATGCGCTGCAGCCGGCCGACGACCTCAAACAGCACAGCGTGCTGCCGCGCCTGCCCAATGAAATCGCGCCGGGCCCGCGCTTTGCCGACGTCGATCCCGACGACATTCAGCGCCTGGGCAAAGCACTGCGCCCCGGCACGCACCGCGTGCGCCTGAAAACCGGCGACGGCGCGGCGAAGCTCACCGAATGCGTGTGCGAACGCTTCACCACGCACGCCGGCGACTTCCTCGTGTTGCGGATCGGAGCCTGA
- a CDS encoding BON domain-containing protein, with translation MPHHRSTKHSTTSPRLTDAQIAAEATRRLAWDTAVPEHAVKVKVAAGRITLRGELQRDQQRIAALEDVTRLFGVTGVLDRTTIKPK, from the coding sequence ATGCCACACCACCGTTCCACGAAACACAGCACGACCAGCCCGCGCCTGACCGACGCTCAGATCGCCGCCGAAGCAACCCGTCGCCTCGCGTGGGATACCGCGGTTCCCGAGCACGCCGTCAAGGTGAAAGTCGCCGCCGGTCGCATCACGCTGCGCGGCGAACTGCAACGCGATCAGCAACGAATCGCCGCCCTCGAAGACGTCACGCGTCTGTTCGGCGTCACCGGCGTATTGGATCGCACGACCATCAAGCCGAAATAA
- a CDS encoding GNAT family N-acetyltransferase, whose amino-acid sequence MSAMTITPFSADDLERHLPELGTLLHACVHDGASVGFVLPHGVDESEAFWRGKVLPTLRNGRLVLLVAREGDAIAGTVQLDYDTMPNQRHRAEVRKLLIHPAWRRRGIARALMMELERHALRLQRSLLTLDTRTGDHAEPLYIALGYQAVGMIPGYARGPDEERFDATTIMYKSLRPRHLEDESRMDGSAR is encoded by the coding sequence ATGAGCGCCATGACCATCACCCCTTTTTCCGCCGACGATCTCGAACGCCATCTGCCGGAACTCGGTACGCTGCTGCATGCTTGCGTGCATGACGGCGCCAGTGTCGGTTTCGTGCTGCCCCACGGCGTCGACGAGAGCGAAGCGTTCTGGCGCGGCAAGGTGCTGCCGACGCTGCGTAATGGCCGGCTGGTTCTGCTTGTCGCGCGTGAAGGCGACGCAATCGCCGGCACCGTGCAACTGGATTACGACACGATGCCGAACCAGCGACATCGCGCCGAAGTGCGCAAGCTGCTGATTCATCCGGCGTGGCGTCGTCGGGGGATCGCCCGTGCGTTGATGATGGAGTTGGAGCGGCACGCGCTGCGTTTGCAGCGCAGCCTGCTCACGCTCGACACGCGTACCGGCGATCACGCCGAGCCGCTGTACATCGCACTCGGCTATCAGGCGGTCGGCATGATCCCGGGCTACGCGCGCGGACCGGACGAGGAACGCTTCGACGCCACGACGATCATGTATAAGTCACTGCGCCCGCGACACCTTGAAGATGAATCGCGAATGGACGGATCGGCGCGATGA